The following are encoded in a window of Acidobacteriota bacterium genomic DNA:
- the ccsA gene encoding cytochrome c biogenesis protein CcsA, whose product MGSLSQLYLPGAVSLWCALAFAVTTLWGYSLVLRGDETARPFARRSYGLFALATVLTSAILFLALWRRDFRIEYVFQHSGLDLAGHFQIAAFWAGQKGSFLIWLLWGALLGVLLWRTTGRDLEAPVMGVYTLTQLGLLFILVRENPFVMLAETPIDGKGLNPLLQDDWMVIHPPVMFIGYSLTAIPFSFAVASLWRRNYRDWAARAFPWALAGFLILGAAILMGGYWAYKTLGWGGYWGWDPVENASLIPWLLLVVLIHGFYMERTRKRYRRANYILSVLSYLAVLYGTFLTRSGVLADFSVHSFVDLGISRWLVALMVFFIVLPTWLIATRLGQVPTQTNEDSLLTRGFFLVFSTITVLASAVVIAVGTSAPLLTGFMENPGQVGPEFYNQVNQPIALLTAFLLSVVPYLTWRERPPREILKRLIVPSLVGVAACLFSLYLGAYGKLHILLIFLATVALVTNFEKTMARARVGGVTAAGGYLAHVGVGIILIGFLASSAYDRQVKVTLAQNQPQTLDNGTTLTFTRTMPRTATERERLEIKVERPNGSEYYAYPKMFINDRTRQLMVNPHIRKLWNMDLYISPIEYDPGRPAGAPERLQLAQGQQLEVGDLRVQFLGFDLSAGGNAMAQMASDQPITVGATLEVVHQGQTTALTPRYTFDQRGAAEAPPLSLPGGGALRVGGINATDGAVILEVIGAAGMAVTAEPPRLALDLTEKPLIQLVWFGLYVILFGGVLAMVRRFRQARLSEQLADGAA is encoded by the coding sequence GTGGGATCTCTGTCGCAGCTCTATCTCCCCGGGGCGGTTTCCCTCTGGTGCGCCCTGGCCTTCGCCGTCACCACCCTTTGGGGCTATTCGCTGGTCCTGCGAGGAGACGAGACTGCTCGCCCCTTCGCGCGCCGCTCCTATGGCCTCTTCGCCCTCGCCACGGTCCTGACGTCGGCGATCCTCTTCCTCGCCCTCTGGCGCCGCGACTTCCGCATCGAGTACGTCTTCCAGCACTCCGGCCTCGACCTCGCCGGCCACTTCCAGATCGCCGCCTTCTGGGCCGGTCAGAAGGGCAGCTTCCTGATCTGGCTGCTGTGGGGTGCTCTGCTCGGTGTTCTCCTCTGGCGCACCACCGGCCGCGATCTCGAGGCGCCGGTGATGGGCGTCTACACCCTCACCCAGCTCGGCCTGCTGTTCATCCTGGTGCGGGAGAACCCCTTCGTCATGCTGGCCGAGACGCCGATCGACGGCAAAGGCCTGAACCCCCTGCTGCAGGACGACTGGATGGTGATCCACCCGCCGGTGATGTTCATCGGCTACTCGCTGACGGCGATCCCCTTCTCGTTCGCTGTCGCCTCCCTCTGGCGCCGTAACTATCGCGACTGGGCGGCGCGCGCCTTCCCCTGGGCCCTCGCCGGCTTCCTGATTCTCGGCGCCGCGATCCTGATGGGCGGGTACTGGGCCTACAAGACCCTCGGCTGGGGCGGCTATTGGGGCTGGGATCCGGTCGAGAACGCCTCACTGATTCCCTGGTTGCTGCTCGTCGTGCTGATCCACGGCTTCTACATGGAACGCACCCGGAAGCGCTACCGGCGAGCCAACTACATCCTGTCCGTCCTCTCCTACCTGGCGGTGCTCTACGGCACCTTCCTGACCCGTTCCGGCGTGCTGGCGGACTTTTCCGTCCACAGCTTCGTCGACCTCGGCATCTCGCGCTGGCTGGTCGCCCTGATGGTTTTCTTCATCGTGCTTCCAACCTGGCTGATCGCCACCCGCCTGGGCCAGGTTCCGACCCAGACCAATGAAGACTCTCTCCTCACCCGCGGGTTCTTCTTGGTCTTCTCGACCATCACCGTCCTGGCATCGGCGGTGGTCATCGCCGTCGGCACCTCGGCGCCTCTGCTCACCGGCTTCATGGAGAACCCGGGACAGGTGGGGCCGGAGTTCTACAACCAGGTCAACCAGCCGATCGCCCTGCTGACCGCCTTCCTGCTCAGCGTGGTGCCTTACCTCACCTGGCGCGAGCGCCCGCCGCGGGAAATCCTGAAACGCCTGATCGTGCCCTCCCTGGTGGGCGTCGCCGCCTGCCTCTTCTCGCTCTACCTGGGCGCTTACGGCAAGCTCCACATTCTGCTGATCTTCCTGGCAACGGTCGCCCTGGTGACCAATTTCGAGAAGACCATGGCGCGGGCCCGCGTCGGCGGGGTCACCGCCGCCGGCGGCTATCTGGCCCACGTCGGCGTCGGCATCATCCTGATCGGATTCCTGGCGTCGTCGGCCTATGATCGCCAGGTCAAGGTCACCCTGGCCCAGAACCAGCCGCAGACCCTCGACAACGGCACCACCCTGACCTTCACCCGAACCATGCCGCGCACCGCCACCGAGCGCGAGCGGCTGGAGATCAAGGTCGAGCGGCCCAACGGCTCCGAGTACTACGCCTACCCCAAGATGTTCATCAACGACCGCACCCGTCAGCTGATGGTCAATCCCCACATTCGCAAGCTGTGGAACATGGACCTCTACATTTCGCCCATCGAGTACGATCCCGGACGCCCCGCCGGAGCGCCGGAGCGGCTGCAGCTCGCCCAGGGCCAGCAGCTCGAGGTCGGCGACCTGCGGGTCCAGTTCCTGGGTTTCGATCTGTCAGCCGGCGGCAATGCGATGGCGCAGATGGCCAGCGATCAGCCGATCACCGTCGGCGCCACCCTCGAGGTGGTTCACCAGGGGCAGACGACGGCCCTGACGCCGCGCTACACCTTCGACCAGCGCGGCGCGGCCGAAGCTCCGCCGCTGTCCCTCCCGGGCGGTGGAGCCCTGCGGGTCGGCGGCATCAACGCAACCGACGGTGCCGTCATCCTGGAAGTCATCGGCGCCGCCGGCATGGCGGTCACCGCCGAGCCGCCGCGGCTGGCCCTCGATCTCACCGAGAAACCGTTGATCCAGCTCGTCTGGTTCGGGCTCTACGTGATCCTGTTCGGCGGCGTGCTGGCGATGGTGCGCCGCTTTCGGCAGGCCCGTCTGAGCGAGCAGCTCGCTGACGGCGCTGCCTGA
- a CDS encoding metallophosphoesterase family protein, translated as MKYLILSDMHGNWEALRAVLIHARRKRFDAVLMLGDVVGYGAAPNQVVEGLLGLSPKVYAIRGNHDKVVAGIQEGENFNHAALEAARWTAERLTAKNRRYVYELPEGPIRVAEDVAICHGSPLDEDTYVLSDFDAFEIFSAFDSPLTFFGHTHVTSMFWVRGGHVRVEALRGKTGRIALHPEARYLINPGSIGQPRDRDPRASYMTYDSSRRVVRWYRVAYPIDKAQKRILSAGLPGMLAERLAFGM; from the coding sequence ATGAAGTACTTGATCCTGTCGGACATGCACGGCAACTGGGAGGCACTGCGAGCTGTGCTGATCCATGCCCGCCGCAAGCGCTTCGACGCCGTCCTGATGCTGGGCGACGTGGTCGGCTACGGCGCGGCGCCGAACCAGGTGGTCGAGGGCCTCCTCGGTCTGTCGCCGAAGGTCTACGCCATCCGCGGTAATCACGACAAGGTGGTCGCTGGAATCCAGGAGGGCGAGAACTTCAACCATGCCGCCCTCGAAGCCGCTCGCTGGACGGCGGAACGGTTGACGGCCAAGAACCGGCGCTACGTCTACGAGCTGCCGGAGGGTCCGATCCGGGTGGCGGAGGATGTCGCCATCTGTCATGGCTCACCGCTCGACGAAGATACCTATGTGCTGTCCGACTTCGACGCCTTCGAGATCTTCTCGGCCTTCGACTCGCCCTTGACCTTCTTCGGTCATACCCACGTGACCTCGATGTTCTGGGTGCGCGGGGGGCATGTGAGGGTCGAGGCCCTGCGTGGCAAGACGGGACGGATCGCGCTCCATCCGGAGGCGCGCTACCTGATCAATCCCGGGTCCATCGGCCAGCCGCGAGACCGCGATCCGCGAGCCTCCTACATGACCTACGACAGCAGTCGCCGAGTGGTGCGCTGGTATCGCGTCGCCTACCCCATCGATAAGGCCCAGAAGCGCATCCTGAGCGCCGGCCTGCCGGGCATGCTCGCCGAGCGGCTGGCCTTCGGAATGTAA
- a CDS encoding shikimate kinase, whose amino-acid sequence MRVFLTGFMGAGKTSVGRMLGRRLQLPFRDLDQEIERTAGRRVAEIFAREGEAGFRRREREELEGQCQSPRLVLATGGGTVVQPGIADRLRELGRVVWLRADFATLIERLERRARGVRPLFRDAAQARALYEARLPFYGQCDLVIEMGPREEPSEVAARVALGLEELVVGGR is encoded by the coding sequence ATGCGAGTCTTTCTGACCGGCTTCATGGGGGCCGGCAAGACCTCCGTGGGCCGGATGCTGGGGCGTCGCCTCCAGTTGCCGTTCCGCGACCTCGACCAGGAGATCGAGCGCACCGCCGGTAGGCGGGTCGCCGAGATCTTCGCTCGTGAGGGCGAGGCCGGCTTTCGGCGCCGCGAGCGAGAGGAGCTCGAGGGTCAGTGTCAGTCCCCTCGGCTGGTGCTGGCGACGGGCGGTGGGACGGTGGTGCAGCCGGGGATCGCCGACCGTCTGCGGGAGCTCGGCCGGGTGGTATGGTTGCGGGCTGATTTCGCTACCCTGATCGAGCGTCTCGAACGCCGCGCTCGGGGTGTCCGGCCGCTGTTTCGGGATGCGGCGCAGGCGCGCGCTCTCTACGAGGCCCGTCTGCCGTTCTACGGACAGTGTGACCTGGTGATTGAGATGGGCCCGCGGGAGGAACCGAGCGAGGTGGCCGCCCGGGTGGCTTTGGGGCTCGAAGAGCTGGTGGTGGGAGGACGATGA